The following nucleotide sequence is from Aquarana catesbeiana isolate 2022-GZ linkage group LG08, ASM4218655v1, whole genome shotgun sequence.
ggcaagcttgagcggaattccgtcggaaaaaacatccaagttttttctgacgggatttctgatcgtgtgtatggggcattaaactTTGTTCACATGTGCAGCAGCCCCTAatgcccctctgaaaagcattcAGCGGTGGTTCACTTTTTAGAGGGCTGTTTAACCCTGTAAGTCCTGCACCACTGCATGTTTTGGCATGACCCAGTAGACTTTCCTGGGTCACGTTTGGTGGCAGTAATGCCCACTGAATGTGACATGCTGTTTAATTTTTGCATGCCCTGGCTCAGGTGGTGGTTTGGGGGTGGGGGAATAAAACTGTGGCTCAAATACCTGGTTTACCGCCCATAAGCTGCATGGGTGAACAAACCCTTACACTTGCccctgtatgatttttttttttaatacctaatTTTTGGTCTATGGAGTCCTGCACTGATAAAATTCACTGCTCTTCTCCAGTGCCCCATCTTGAATTGAGAATTGGCACAGACGGGACATGCTGTTTCATTTTTGCATGCCCTGGTTCAGGTGGACGGGAAACCAGGTGGTGGAGCTGCGGTTTTACTCTGCCCACCTGAACCAGTGCATGCAAAAATGAAACAGCATGTCACATCAGTGCCAGATCTCAATTCAAGATGGCGGCACTGGAGAAGAGCCATGAACTTTGGCAATGCCGCATGATTAGCCGCAAGTGTGAACAAACCCTTATACTTGTTGCTGTATACAAAAAAAGTGATATTCCTAATTATTTGTCCATGGGGTCCAGCACTGCCAAAGTTCACGGCTCTTCTCCAGTGCTGGCATCTTGAATTGAGATCTGGTGCATGTGCTGACTAGCCTTAGGGTGACCTGGCAGTGCCCTGTACATACACATGTGCGGACACACCTTGCGGCCCTTCCAGTAAACATACACAAACCCCACAGTGTCTCTGCACATTCACAAGATCTCGGAAGCTCGGATGCATGACATAGACATACCAGGAGGCAGTTCGCAAGATCTTGCGTATGTGAAGAGAGGCCATGAGGGCTCTCAGAATCTAAATACATCATCCTCCCCtagggatttgcttttctttaacaaaaatgttttgcagatGCGTCAAAAGGATATTGGAGGGGACAGGAGAGACTGTCGCAAGGCTTTCCTGAATTAGGCGCACACCATTTTAAAGGGGATATACCATCAGAAGTGTTGTAAATATTTACTGAATTCCCctaatgtattcagtcagtgtgtgtgcttcctacagatggatccagtaacagaaatcccccagagagatgtccccgtcctctgtattcccgggactccacacaggaacatcaggagatccctcaggAGGATCAGGTAGGGGGGTCTTTGGAAACCCAGCCAGGATGGGTTGCCCCTAGTGTTGTATATAAGAAGATCATCACATTCTTATTGTCACTTTTCCATGGACATAATCTCATTGGTTGGTCTTCCTCAAACTGCTTTGTGTCTCTTCTAGTTCAAAGACCTGGTTGTCATCAAACTTGAACCAACATATGACGAGGAGGAGGACAAGTCAAGTGAGGATGAGGAAGAAGttcctccagagatcagcacaggtgaggaaTAAATACTAAgcgtcccagattctccttgttcctTTTCATTGGCTTTTTGGGTCTGTATGTTCGTTCTACCGTAATTCGATGACCCAGTCTCCTAAAATGACTTCTTTTTCCAAGTTGCTTGTTGCATCTTAAAGCTGTTATGCAGTCCTTTCCAAGATCTTCACAGCCAGCCTCAGCTGAGCCTAAAAAGACACTTGAATTACACCACAGATCCAAATACAGTCTGACATGGCACAATGtagcccccttgtcctaaacaggggctactgTGTTCATTTCGTTTTTTGCTTGGCTGTAGTTAGCTCGCATTGAtttgtatagtttttcacctggTTATTCCctaagcttaaagtgtttgtaaaggctgaagattttttaacttcatgcattctatgcatgaagataaaaaacccttttgtgtgcagcagcccccctcatactcaTCAGAGCCTCCTCTCAATCCAGTGATATGCACAGGAGCCTCCGCTGTCCCAggtctctctttcctcattggctgaggcacagcagtgggatcattggctccaactgctgtcaatcagagccggtgagctaatgaggagagagtgggaggCAGGACCGAGCCACAGCTCTacgtgtcttatggacacatagagtggGGCTCGGAAgggagcacacaccagtgccccaatagcaagtggcttgctattgggggcactggtcaagggggaggagccaggaggacCATCAGGGGATCCGAGAAGGAGAAGAtgggggcttctctgtgcaaaactattgcacagaacaggtagaTATGACATGTTtacaaaaaaatgaacctttaataACAAAACTAAGccatgaatatttatattttcttcagccaatccagtGGGAGATTTAGGCCACTGGTGTgtgctgggggaggatataaatatttgggacaggccatgtgctcGCTCTCTTCTCCTGGGCTGAGGCCTAGGGAGGTGCTGCTGAATGGAGCTCTGCTCTTAGACCCCTTTTAAACTGGGGCCGTGGCCAAGGTGAAGCACCACTAGTTTTAGGGatactttactgctgtttaagcggtgcttttcggcagctagcagggcacttttaaccccaaagaaggggttgaaAACTCCTTTGTTGCGGCACTTCAGAAGCGCTTTTTTCAGGCACCTGGGAAGCGctacccattcattccaatgggcagggcgttttgggagcgctaaatacattgctcccaacccgccccaaagatgctgcttgcaggacttttcagaacgtcccgcaagcgcactgcccaagtgcactggaatgaatgggaggtggtctgGTCTGCAAGAAGCCAAGGAGGAGATCCAGGGAAGGCCCCTCACTGGAGAGGGCCAGGAAGAAGTCTGCTTTCTCAGAAGGTCCTGATGATTCACTTGGAGAATACACTGAAATTGGGGAACGTGCTTACAGTATTGCCAGTTTGGCTTAAGGGTTCTGACAATGgagctggacattgatctggatctggagagtctgtaagtgatctgctatggtATCTGGGACCCCAACCCTCCCTCCCTTAACACTTCTGTAATAAAACTTTCTGAGCCGCTATCTCCATCCATGGTGAAGCTGAACAATACCTAAACAAAGATGGCTCTGTGCttctggagaaaaaaaagcagGTGAAGGTAGGGAATAAATACATGACACTTTACTTAGCATGCCAAACTTAACATGACCAAATATATCTGATGTCAGGTCCACTTTATTAGTTTGCTGTGTATCAAATCTTCTCTTTTAACTTTCAAATGTGAGTACAGTTTTACAGATCAGAATCGAGGAGCTGGTGTCAATACATTTTGGTGACtatgtgtttcctacagatggatctacAGATGGATCTAGTATGGATTTGTATTCCCAGGACTCCACACAGGAGGATCAGGAGATCCCTCAGGAGGATCAGGTAGGTCCACCATCAGCTTTTATAGAAGTGTATGCTATTCTTTTCATCCCCATCTATCAAAGATTGAAAAAACTGACCTCCAGCCTTACTTTAAGTCCTGCACAGTTGTAcccctctcctggactgaaatgacttcctctgatttcactgcacactgtgagcttctcacaatgtgcatcagAAGCTGCTACAAGCCAGacagagcctgcctcatttccagGCTGGAGGACAGCATCATCTAGGCTCacccctttcattcactggatttcaggTCTTTCAATCATGAAGGCTTAGCATCACATGCGGGCGGTCTTCATGCAAAGACCCcttgcctaggaacacccactcctccagaccacAAATGTATTTTGATATTTGCAAGAGTTGGCCCACTGGTTGCATCAGggctgagaggagtactgaggcagggttctCTGATGTCttcagtagggttgcaccaataccgttttTTTATCGATGAGTATCGATACTTTcgctcaagtactcgccgatacatactgagtaccgatactttgcggtgcgatttgtgtCAGCGCAAAATAAATgggtgcaaattgcactgcaaagaatctcaTGCGATTTCCCCCACCACGTGTGTGTGTAGATAGCGAAAAGCGCCATTTAGCAGACAGcgcattaaccacttccagcccaagaacGACATATGATGTGGGgatttctgaatgatgcctgcaggcatcattcagatatcctcttttAGAGCCGACAATTCTgtgcactgtaagaacaatcatagcagttcagccgcttgatcgttcttacaggcggcgggagagGACATTCCCTCGCCCGTGCGATCggcgacccggagaaagaatctgcAGCCGCAGTAAGAtgatcatctctatgaccgtcggaggcccggatgcgatgttatgacgtcacgtccggccggcggaagtaaacaaagctgagctctcggctggaaagaaagagatcagtcatttttttttttgtctcaatcTTTCcaccctggaggagagatgtggggtctgtaAGAGGACCTCCcatgcaccattcctattacaagggatgtttacattccttgtaataggaataaaagtgattacaaaatttttttttaaagagaaagtgtaaaaataagaaaatgaaagtaaaataaacggtgttcaaatcacacatgtgaggtattgccgtgtgggttagagcgagagcaacaattctagcactagacctcctctgtaactctaaactagtaacctgtaaaaaaattgaaagtgtcacctatggagatttttaagtaccaaagcttggcgccattccacaaatgtgcgcaaaagcgtgacatgtgaggtgtctatttactcagcaGGAAGAAATCGCATGCGATTCAGACTACATTCCTGTTTAAATCGCAGTGCGATTTgctcccattcattttgtattgacacaAATCACACAGCAAAGTATCAGTTTCGGTATCGGGAGCATTTTTACGAATATGAGTACTTGTAaaaatgctcagtatcggcaccgatattggtatcggtgcatccctagttttcaGGTAGCTATGTACAGCATCTTagcggcccctcccaccagccatgtttGAAACAAGAGAATCTGGGTGTCACACACTGGataaagttgaaaattcttctttattgtaaaattaggatcatcaaaaatacaggacaatcaggcagatggtacaaacacagctgacgcgtttcgcactctagtttgagtgcttactcataggaTCTACTTAACACACACCTGGGAGCAAGTCTACCTGAGCGGTGAATCACCTTCCCTGTTTTGTCTGCATCAAAGGATAtatcctcccaccagccatgatgtgACTACGTTGTATAAAAAACACAGAGACCCATTTATATTATCATGTTCAACCAAAAAAGGAGGGAGGAACCCCTAGGGAAGGCAAAATGtaagcagattaaccacttcagccccagtgaCAAACCGGTACGTCGGGGGGGTGGGTTGAGGTGATTatcctgggatgatgcctgcagctgcaagcatcctCCCAGTATATTTTTATCAGCCAACGATGGACTTTTGTGTAAAAGCGATCCTATAGGCTAATTAGCTACTGGAATCGCTTTTACAGGTGGAGGAAGGGAGTCCCTGGCTAACCATAGAGAGGACTGAAACATCTCCGATCATCTCTGTGGTCTAAGAAGCCAGAAGCGAGTATTTCGTCACTTGTAAAGAAGCCATTACTGGCTTGGGAAAGCATCAGATTAAACTGATCTCAGTTTCAttagatgcttttaagggcagaagagagatctggggtctaataaaccccagatgtctcagtaaagagggcCTATTATTGCCCATGCTGTCTCAGGGGACATTGTTCATCCCTTGCGATAGCAGTAaagttgatataaaaaaaaaattaaaagcgagtgtaaaaataaaaatggaatacaattgaatcaaaaataaaaaattttaagcgcCTCCATCATCCTATGCTCGTGCACAAAGGGGAGCGCACAGGCTGGTCGCGCATGTATACGTAAACCGTGAtcccaccacacatgtgaggtatcaccgagaaCACCAGatcaaaagcaataattctagcagcagaccccctgtgtaaatctaaagttgtaacctgtaaaggcttttaaagggtcgcctatggataatttaatgtaccgtAGTTTTTCATCATTCCATGGGCatgtgcagttttaaagcgtgacatactTGGTATCCATTtcctcggcataacatcatcttctatagtttaccaaaaaattgggtatgatATTGTGTTtggaaaactgctgcgcaaatatcacgtgatgtaaaaaaaaaatgcaacgcccaccattttattctctagggcctctgcttaaaaatatatatataatgtttggggattctaagtaattttctagctaaaaaatgcagatttttccatgtatatgagaagtgtcagaatagaccTGGTCTTAAAATGATTAATCTTTAGCTTTAAAATATTTTGTGTCTGTTGTAGGCCGAAAATGTGATTATTAAGGTTGAAGTGAAGGATGAAGCAGAGGAGCCGTATGTGAGAGGTGAAGAACCGATTGAGGaggaggaaatccctccagagatcagcacaggtgagtaataaacactaaatccagagaagagtcccagattctccttgttcagtcactacaacaatctcttcttctcccccctcctctgtcagtagacagtaatggggagacagtacgggcccagtgggggagtcaggagctTCGAGCTTTGCTgttgaattaacaaaaaaaaaaaaaaaccctgattgccGCATACCTTGCAAAGCCATATGTTGTGTGAATGATAGACACCTCAGCCAGGTCCATCTGAGCCACACTCCCTACGCATTTCGTCCCACTGGGGCGCGGCAAAATGCGTTGGGGGCATGGTTCATACAAAGCTGGCTGAGGCTGCTATTATTTACACAACGGACAGCTTTGCATCGTGTACGGCGATCAGGTTTTTTCATAGTTGGCATTGAGTTAAGACAAATGTTTAGCAAGCCTGCACCCACAGCGAACCTACCAGATAGAACTAGAGAGACCCGAGTAGGACCTAAAGCTTTATTtaaaaggagctccaggctccttaaaaagaaaaaaaaaaaaaaagtcttttaatataatataatataaggacactcacttgtccagggatccagcgttgtccttacccgagccaattcttcaatcagctttgggtgcaggcgccagcatctctagtaagggaaacaggaagtgaagtttcctactgcacaagtcacgctgcgcatgggaagggtgggggggttgggggagaatTTCTGGCTCAGTTCACCATGGCGATTTGAgtcagaagtgggagtgggtacctgtcaaaaccaggtacctgctccccccaaaaaagtgccaaatgtggaagGTGGGGGggttgcaaacaagcagagcttccccttttgggtggagctctactTTCAGGTCAACTTTGCTAATAAATGTTGCGTACAGATTAAACGGCTTCAGTTCCTCTCCACGCCTTATTTTCTCCAGATGGCCAACACAGAAGGATCATCACGGAGAACAGATCCACTACATCTCCAGAAGGCAAAACGGAAGATGGTAATATAACAGCAGATTCCTCCAGAGAGAACCCCGCTCCCCCAAACAAACAGCCGGTATGTTTCTCCACCATAGTTCCCACATGTGTTCTTGTGTGCATTATTGGCTGCCCAATACTAGAGGGGGCACGCTGATTTACATCATGTAGATCAGTGGTTTTTAAGCATATAGAGACCAGGGCCTGAAAAAGTCTTCCAAAACCTTACATGCCCTAACAGTAAAAGAAAAAGCTTATACTCAATCAATAAAGTATGCAAATATAAAACATGTTCTAAAattctgtaatgccgcatacacacggtcggattttccgacgggaaatgttggatgtgagcttgttgtcagaaagtccgaccgtgtgcatgctccatcgaacatttgctgttggactttccgccaacaaatgtttcttagcaggttctcaaattttccaccaacaaaactgttgtcggaaagtccgatcgtgtgtacacaagtccgtcgcacaaaagttcacgcatgctctgaatcaagcagaaggagctgcactggctattgaacttccttttcatcGTACAAGATTGTACATCACTGCATTCCCACgttcaaatgttggccaacaattgtgtgaccgtgtgtatgcaagacaagtttgagccaacaaccttcaaacaaaaatccacggttttgttggcggaaagtcagatcgtgtgtacgcggcataaggctttggaTGAGGCTGGgtatcactggggggggggtgaaggttctggagggagttaggggactctgcagcagacttAGTGGCCATGTGGAGGATGGGGTCTCTGGAGTAGGTTGGGGGTCTCTCCGGAAGGCTGAGAGTTTTTCAAGGGCAATGTGGGAGACGGGGGGGCTGTAGGACACTGTTTGGGGTACTGTGGCAGGCTAAAGGCTCTGCAATAAACttagggggcactgtgggaggttggcagGGACTGAGGGCCCTTAGGGGGGACAGTGACAGATGTTAAGAGGCCCTGAGGCCCCTATGGGAGGTTGgatggcactgtgggaggttatgAGATCTGCAGGACAATGTTTGGGGCATTATGGGCTCTGCAGTAAGCTAGGAGGCACTTTTGGAGGTTGGCAAGGACTGAGGGCTCCTAGGGGGCCAGGGGGCACAATGAGTGGTTTAAGGGGCACAGGGGCCACTATGGAAAGTTGGGTGGCACTGTAGGAGGTCACAGGATCTGCAGCTTGCTGGAGACCCAGAACTACCAACCTGGTAGTGTGCCATGGCCCAGTGATTGATAACCCCTGATGTAGAGTTTATATCTGCTTCTATAGTCTGGCTTTTGATTCCTTAAGACGCCACCTTCATCCACAACTAATTATACAACTCCCCCACTAATTAATTTAATTTAGATTAGAGGTGTCTACAGATAATTTTGACTGGACCACTGGACTGTGCGTGATTTGGAGGTTAGATTGTGAATGTTCCAATGAGCTTCATACAAACGTGTTCCCATGGGGCAAATATGCATGTATGCTTCTATGGTGGGGGGAGCATTCTGTTGATCCCTCTGGTGCCTGTCAAAATTCCATCCCATCTAATGCTCTACCCACCCAAGAAGGTCAGGTTGTTGATAAAAGGTTCTCTAACATCGGCAGGTAtcttaaatttgtttcattcatgAAGTGCAAAGCAACAGGTTTTTAATGGAATTAATGGTGGCCCCACCAGTTGCATATCTCTTCCTTTTATTCCTCGCTGTTTTGATCACCTAGGTGAGTAGTTCTGTGTATGAAGAAGCATGTAACTCTCTCCCCTTATATCCATGTGCTTGGTGATTGGCTGCTTAGGCACACAGTGCAAAAACATGGAGTCAGTGGATGGTCTTCAGCCACTGTAAGCTCCAAGTCATGAACTGGAACTTACAGAGGGATTCCTGTCTTTGCTACCGGTGATTGAATGGAGCATAGGAGATTGAACAGAAAGGTAGAGGCCGCTGAATAGACTGGCAATAAAACAAACCAATTGCTTTGCCTTATTGGTTTGCTTCAAAATGGCAGCTTGTGTAGAGTAAAAGGCTGCACAGCAAAGCTACATATAGATGCATTGTAAAGCTCTTTTATGTGTACCAATGCCAAACTACAGGTGCTGCTTGAGGCTCCAATGGGGTGTCTTCTATAGTGAATCTCTGGTAGGGCAGGTGAGGACGGAGCTCATCCCTGCTCTGTGGATACCAATACAAGGAGAAAAGAGTCCTATAAGCCGCACATTAATACAAGACCCTGTATGTGAAAAGTGAAAACAGTCTAAGTGTGGACTCTATCCAGGCCAccaatgcgccccccccccaatgctctTCACCCCGCCCACAGGGCTTAATCATGATGATCCCCATGAATAAGCCACGTGGGTGGGGTAAAACAAGTTGGAGGAGTGGCCTGGATGGCGCTAGGGCTGAGGCTGTATTCACTTTTCACATAGAGGGTCTTGTAATGATGTGTGGCTTATAGGACTCTTCTCTATTTGTATTGACATTCAAAACCTAGTCAAAGTAAGGCAGTAGATTTGAGTATTGCTTATGAGCCCAAGTGAGGTAAACTGACAAATAGTATGAGCACTTCCAAGCATCAGAAGAGTTTCcacagtgcctttgcagccttgttgGAAGACGATGGCCTTCCtgtgtttcaataattttttttgtactttctcAGGGGAAATGGAAAAACAGGAAGCCTATTTTGTGCTCCGAGTGCGGAAAGAGTTTCAAGCGCAATTCTCAGCTAGTCCATCACCAGCGCTGGCATGCAGGAGAGAAGCcttattcctgttcagagtgcggtaaAGGTTACAGACAGAAAGACCATCTCATCCGGCACCAGAGATCCCACTCGGGAGTGAAGCCCTATTCATGCTCGGAGTGTGGGAAACAATTCACTCTTAAACTCTCTCTGGACAGACACCAAGTGGTTCACTCGGGGAAGAAGCCGTATTCTTGCCTCGAGTGTGGGAAACATTTCACCCAGAAGGCTTCTCTCAGCAGACACCAAGCTCTACATTCAGGGGAGAAGCCCTATTCTTGTTCAGACTGTGGAAAGTGCTTCCGGCAGAAGTCAACGCTTATTCAGCACCAGCAGATCTCCTCAAAGGAGAAGCCCTTCTCCTGCCCTGACTGCGGCAAATCCTTTGAGAAGAAGTCCATCCTGATTGGTCATCAGAGAacacacacaggtgagaagccattttcctgtcccgATTGTGGAAAAAGCTTCGCTCTTCggtcaactcttcttgtccaccaAACAATCCATACAGGCAACAAGCcactgacatgttccctctgtggTAAGGGCTTCCTGCACAAGTCCCGTCTTATCCTCCATCTGAGGgtccacactggggagaagcctttCTCCTGCTCAGAATGTGGCAAATGCTTTCTGTTGAGGTCACGTCTAGTGGACCATCAAAGGCGCcatacaggagagaagccatattcatgCTCCGCCTGTGGGGATAGTTTCACAGAGAAGCAGCTGCTTGTCATACACCAGAGGAAGCATGCCGACAAGAGCCAGAACTCCTGCAACATCTGTGGAAGATGCTTCACGCACAAGTCCTACCTGGTCAAACACTGGAAGATCCACACCAGGGAGAAGCCATATCCCTGCCCTGAATGCGGAAAGAGCTTTGCGGAAAAGTCACAGTTGGATCGCCACCAGAACATCCACACAGGCGAGAAGCCTTTCTCCTGCCCAGTGTGTGGGGAGAGCTTTCGGTGGAAGACCACCTTCATTGACCACCAAGCCTCACACACGGGAGAAAAGCCTTTCTCCTGTGCTGAGTGTGGAAAATGCTTCACGCAAAAGACACAGCTTGTCAGGCATCGAAGGGTCCACACTGGGGAAAAACCTTTTTCTTGCTCGGAGTGCAGCAAGTCTTTCCGATGGAAGGCTGACATGGTCTCCCACCAAGCGACACACAGAGGAGAGAAACCTTATCCGTGTTTAAAGTGCGGCAAGTGTTTCACCCAAAGATCGTCTCTAAATAGGCATCTAAGCAAGAAGCTGTGTGCCGAGTCATTCTAAACTCTGTTCAGGACATTATCTGATTGTATACTACCAAAGTACATGAGTAATTCAACTGTATGTAGACTGCAGGGATTACAAGACGCACTTACTTCTGTTCTGGTCATATCTGAGATTTCTCATCTGGTGCATTTACTAAAATACTTCAAGACAAGGGAGATTCTTCCATTAGTAATGTTCTCATAAGGGACGGTCCCTTTAAACATGACCAAACAAGGATGAAGCCCCCAGTTCAGTAAACTAAAGAACACTGTCGGGAATGCCATACAGGCAACACGCTGCCTATAAGTTGATGTCAAACTCTGTACCTACTTATCAGGGGGTAAAGATCCTGAGAAATCCTGTTTACAAACTGGTGCCATGGTTTACAAGAAAGACAAATGTAACTTTTTGTCCATTATTGAAAGTCATGAACAAAGACCAAAATTGTGATGGAGGTTGTAGTAGCATTAAAGGCTGGCTCCTCACTATTTAGGTTTTACACAGTTGCTATCTGGTTAAACCATATGCTGGGTTCCATGGGGTCCATTAGCACATCCAGTGATAAGATTCCTCATCCATAGCTCACAGCTCCAACCAACTGCAGCTGCCAATCCAAAGCCAAGAAATTGTGTCATGCTTTACCCCTTGGAAAGGTGTGCCTGGTGTCCAAAAAGATATAAGTTGGAAGGTTGCATTCAATGATGCCTTTGCAAGCACAGCCGGCACTCTTAACAGTTATCACAGTTATTTTGTCCATTAAAATACCTGTTTGGGAACCGTTCCCATTTATCAGCATGCAGCAACAGCCATGAAGAAGGGAGAGTCCCCAGTCCCCCAAAATTTGTTGGCTCAATGTACTTGTTGCTATTTTCAATAAACGCCTTCTAATTCACCTTTCAACTTGAATTTTATTGGACACCAGGCACTCCTTTCTACTCACCTTTCCAAGTCTACATACAGAACAACTCTAAGGCTACACTTGAAGGAAGTAGCCCAAGTCCTAGGAGGGCTTACCATCACCATCCTTAAATTGGGCACCAACCACTGGAAGGGATTTCTTCCTACTCGCGCCAACGTTATCACCTACTCATGACTAGTGACTGATCAAGTCAGTCCAGTGTGATCTCCAATCCTAACAAGTATGCTTTATCACTGGAATCTTAGAAACCTATAAAAGGGCCATCCAGCCATAGAAAGCTATCTGGTTATTGTTCTTTTTGGgcagggcagagacacaaacttctCTGGAAAATCTCTACACTGGTCTCCACCAGCACTCCTCTTTGAAGATGCAAATTTAGGGCAAAGTGACACATTCTCAATTTCCCCAGCCTTTGATATCTTCTCTGCTGCGCCGCCTCCATCTGAGTTGGGATTCCTAACCCTGCATGATCTTTTTGTCATATGGTGTATGAGCTTACACAGGGATAACCTTTTCCTCTATCAGATAACAGTATTTTTGTACAAATGCTGCATTCTGGGAGGAGGCCCAGGGTATTCCTAGGGCTAGAATGGAGCACCAGAGCAATGAGGGAGTGCACTGGAGGTATCAGCAGGTGGGAATTGTTCTctttaaattacaaaatattgtgtgtgcTAATTACATCTGTTATATGAACCATTTACAAAGAATGTTAAAAGGAAAGGCAGGAGGATAACAATTGACCCAACATGAAGGGTAAGGCCTGACTCAGTCTATATCTTCCAGGCCTCTCCTAAAATGTCAATCCAAAGTTCATATATAACTGTATTTTTTCTGGTAGCTCTGGTGAGAAAATAAAGACATCCAATTGGGGGGCATTACATCAAAAGCCCCTACTCTCCTCTTGGCTTTAAAGATGATAGGTACTTCCAGCCTTGGCAAGATACAGCTTTTGGTGGCCTGGGTTCTTCATTCCAACTTAGCTCCTTTTTTGCCTGGCCACACAAGTAAGGCCGACTTTGGGAGAGTTGGCCTTTTGTCTGCTCTCAAAGGGTTTATCACACTTGCAGCAGAAGAGAGGGCATTTAACTATAAAGCCTTGGAACCGGCATGAGGATAAGTCATAGGTTGATGTATACACAGCCTGGGCTTTT
It contains:
- the LOC141106739 gene encoding uncharacterized protein; translated protein: MMENRPPLTSLDGSSNRNPPERCPRPLYSRDSTQEHQKIPQEDQNDSLIVVKVEDKEDPYVMDDDLCKKEEDPPEISTDTRATQTKVKSEEEDLQVIIKKDEIPPEISTDGSSNRNPPERCPRPLYSRDSTQEDQEIPQEDQDSDVIDIKVEAVGEEDQYVAGDEPYKGDVPLEINKDGQYTRIADLHPGLPNTDPPPDPCHPAAGRRPKKFLCSECGKSFSQRTKLFAHERIHTGERPFSCSECGKVFTQKAHLVTHEKIHSGEKPHSCSLCGKCFTDKAVLARHQKFHSGEKPFSCSECGKCFTLKGDLVKHLRIHTGEKPYSCSYCGKPFPDKARLDRHELIHTGEKPFSCSMCGKVFALKAFLVTHERTHTDEKPYSCSVCAKCFTQKSNLATHERTHTGEKPFSCSACGKSFTRKATLISHQHSHKWTKKMEIQRPLTSTDGSSNRNPPERCPRPLYSRDSTQEHQEIPQEDQFKDLVVIKLEPTYDEEEDKSSEDEEEVPPEISTDGSTDGSSMDLYSQDSTQEDQEIPQEDQAENVIIKVEVKDEAEEPYVRGEEPIEEEEIPPEISTDGQHRRIITENRSTTSPEGKTEDGNITADSSRENPAPPNKQPGKWKNRKPILCSECGKSFKRNSQLVHHQRWHAGEKPYSCSECGKGYRQKDHLIRHQRSHSGVKPYSCSECGKQFTLKLSLDRHQVVHSGKKPYSCLECGKHFTQKASLSRHQALHSGEKPYSCSDCGKCFRQKSTLIQHQQISSKEKPFSCPDCGKSFEKKSILIGHQRTHTGEKPFSCPDCGKSFALRSTLLVHQTIHTGNKPLTCSLCGKGFLHKSRLILHLRVHTGEKPFSCSECGKCFLLRSRLVDHQRRHTGEKPYSCSACGDSFTEKQLLVIHQRKHADKSQNSCNICGRCFTHKSYLVKHWKIHTREKPYPCPECGKSFAEKSQLDRHQNIHTGEKPFSCPVCGESFRWKTTFIDHQASHTGEKPFSCAECGKCFTQKTQLVRHRRVHTGEKPFSCSECSKSFRWKADMVSHQATHRGEKPYPCLKCGKCFTQRSSLNRHLSKKLCAESF